In Chitinophaga sp. HK235, a single window of DNA contains:
- a CDS encoding NAD(P)/FAD-dependent oxidoreductase, with product MHTYDILILGAGPAGTCAALRLLSMGYRVAMVESETFPRPQIGESLSPGIRNIFDYLDAAPLLQQEHCLHQLPAQIIWNKPEADIQVRGHGLMVDRGHLDKALLDLAVTRGLILFQPARYESSTYQGNTWQVTIRHLKGVQNISALFLLDARGRKGIRLQQRLLTAPPTLAMWAYTSADIMPAATCVEAVPHGWLWGSPLHNGRYRILAFADPQWVRQQTATQAYHQLLDKTRLFQSALDKGILSSLQTCNVFSYIHQQPWLQNRIQLGEAAFAIDPLSSTGVEKAMRLSMQAAISINTILKKGTTELAQEFYESRLITAAVNHTRWTTQYYAEAWPGPTYPFWKSRAAMPVLKQPITHFAAQLETSMAQHHHPPVSSPEQKTVAPEVLAYLWHKKMHLSPAISYKQTPCVIDNCVELKTAIHHPNLEQEIAFLGNNDILPLLQVAKETDNFGQLVLRWKQMVPPELAAQMVVLLWEKQILCED from the coding sequence ATGCACACCTACGACATACTCATTCTCGGCGCAGGTCCTGCGGGCACCTGCGCCGCCTTACGTTTGCTTTCAATGGGATATCGTGTAGCCATGGTAGAGAGTGAAACATTCCCCCGGCCGCAGATAGGGGAATCACTTTCTCCCGGCATCCGCAATATTTTTGATTACCTGGACGCCGCACCACTACTGCAACAGGAGCATTGTTTGCACCAGCTCCCTGCACAAATCATCTGGAACAAACCGGAAGCAGATATACAGGTCCGCGGCCACGGGTTGATGGTAGACCGTGGACACCTCGACAAAGCGCTGCTCGACCTCGCCGTAACCCGGGGGCTCATTTTATTTCAACCTGCCCGGTACGAAAGCAGCACCTACCAGGGAAACACCTGGCAGGTCACCATCCGGCACCTGAAGGGCGTACAAAACATTTCCGCACTATTCCTATTGGATGCCCGTGGCAGAAAAGGCATCCGGCTACAACAGCGCCTGCTTACCGCTCCCCCTACGCTGGCTATGTGGGCCTACACCAGCGCTGATATTATGCCCGCTGCCACCTGCGTGGAAGCGGTGCCCCATGGCTGGTTATGGGGCTCTCCCCTGCACAACGGCCGCTATAGAATCCTGGCCTTTGCCGATCCGCAATGGGTCCGGCAACAAACCGCTACACAGGCTTATCACCAGTTACTGGATAAAACCCGGCTGTTTCAATCTGCTCTTGATAAAGGCATACTATCATCCCTACAAACCTGTAATGTTTTCAGCTACATACACCAGCAACCCTGGCTGCAAAACCGTATACAGCTGGGAGAAGCAGCCTTTGCCATCGATCCCCTCTCTTCTACCGGCGTAGAGAAAGCCATGCGTCTTTCCATGCAGGCAGCTATTTCCATCAATACCATTCTGAAAAAAGGAACCACCGAACTGGCACAGGAATTTTATGAAAGCCGATTAATAACAGCAGCCGTTAATCATACCAGATGGACAACACAGTACTATGCAGAAGCATGGCCCGGTCCAACTTATCCCTTCTGGAAATCAAGAGCTGCCATGCCTGTTTTAAAACAACCGATCACCCACTTCGCCGCTCAACTCGAAACATCGATGGCACAACACCATCATCCCCCTGTATCATCTCCCGAACAAAAAACAGTTGCTCCTGAAGTGCTGGCCTATTTATGGCATAAAAAAATGCATCTCTCCCCTGCCATCTCCTACAAACAAACACCCTGCGTAATCGATAACTGTGTAGAGCTAAAAACAGCCATACATCATCCTAATCTGGAACAGGAAATCGCTTTCCTGGGCAACAATGACATCCTTCCGCTCCTCCAGGTGGCGAAAGAGACCGACAATTTCGGGCAGTTGGTGTTAAGATGGAAACAGATGGTCCCTCCCGAATTAGCCGCCCAAATGGTGGTATTACTCTGGGAGAAACAGATTCTCTGCGAGGATTGA